Within the Rosa rugosa chromosome 2, drRosRugo1.1, whole genome shotgun sequence genome, the region aagaagatcccatgccTTCTTCGCAGTCTTACAAGTTCCAATacgcttcttttctttcatagaAAGAGCTGTATACAAGCTGTGCCGTGCTTTAACATCATTGTTAAAGTCACGCACTTCAGCTATAGACCAATCTTGCCTAGACTTAGGTTCTTTTACGGAAGCAGAACTCTCACTCTCTTTAGACTTAGTTTCCTTTGTGGGAACCTCCCACCCAAGTTCAACAATATTCCAGATATGTTCATCCTGTGAATGTAAGAAGGCTTGCATCATAATTTTCCACTGAGAATAATCATTCCCATAAAAAAAAGGTGGACAGTTTATAGAACCAGAACGTTCTCTATCTCTATCCATTCTAGACACCCTACGGATCTCACTAGGAGAACTAGTgacctgctctgatgccaaatgaaagtactagaatggcctagagggggggtgaataggcaaTTAACAATTATTTGCAATCAATTTTCCTGGACGTTGTTGAGGGATTGGAAAAACCTATCTATCCCTAACCAACAGTATAAAGCATTTACCATATGCAAGCATAAGAATAAATAACAGAAAAGTAAAGAACACAGGAAAATGtttacgcagtaaaaccctcaaaagtgaggtaaacaactgcgggcctCGGGCCAAGTGCTTAAGCACACACTATAAAAtagtaaacaaaatacaaggtaCACTTACAACCTCTCGGATAACTCTGGACTCGGTTATCTCTAGCTAAACTCTTTTAGCCAGTTGAACTACCTCTCAGTAATTTGTCTACAGCTTCTAAATGTGCTCCACTTGTCTTGAAAACATCGGTCTTGAAAACTCAAAcatagttgattttctcaactgaACTCATCGGTGTTTAATACAAGAGAATATCAAGAATGAAATATACTCATGACTAACTTAATCTCTTGAACTTTGAACTCAGACACACACCCTCAAAAACCACagaactcctatatatataggaggaacAATAACCAAGTTTCTTCAGCTTGGTTGGAGTAAGACCACGAGGTCCAGATGCACTTGCTCCCTACTTCTATCTTTGACAGCAAGGTCTTCATGATTGCACTGAGTGGATATTAAGATTAACAACAAGGCTAGATCGAAACCTTTTATTTAACAGCAAGATTTCCATGATAGAAAGATGGAGAACCTAGCTGCCATGTCCTTCCCTTTTCATTTACGACAGCAAGGTCTCCATGATTGAATTAAGTGGGCAGCAAGGAAAAGATATGGTTGCTTtcacctttcttcttcactcggatccatctcaaggggatattaattacctctccaagattttcttcctcacccggatccatctcaaggagatattaattacctctccaagattttcttcctcacccggatccatctcaatggGATATTGCCTCTCCTTGCCAATATGTTAATACTAACAAATCACCAGAAGATCACAGCGCACAACCCAAATTTTGTATGAGTCAGTGGGTCCTTGTCATGTGTTACTGATCCAAATGCTTAGATCAAATCACTCACACACTTTTAGCTAGAACACTCTTAGGCACGGGGCCGAAAGCAAAAAGTGAGGCAGTCATGCAATGATGCAGCCGAAAGCAAGCAAGGGGCAGCAAGAGGGTGACAGCAAAGCTGAAGGCATGTTGAGTCGCAGCACATGTCCGACAGGTGGATAAGTTTTGTATAAGgggaatgccaacatacaaTTCTCATACTAACAAAATGATAGTTATATGGCTTTTTCATATGTTTGTGATTTAAATCTATTGGAACTTGAATGGTTTATTGAAATGTAAGCAAATGAATAATGGAAAGTCACAAAATTTGGAAAGATGTAGAGGGGTTAATGAAAGGTTTACAAGCTGTGTGAAACTAGAAACATCGCATAACTTGAACATCACCCCTAGCTACGCCCTTGCTTCAGCTCTTAAGCAACTCTCATCAACTATACTTTGCTCTCTGCTCTTCGCCCATAAAACACTATAAAGCCCTCCAACCAATAAGAGCCCACCTAAGATACTGCAAAATTAACATATATAGAAAAGATGGTGACCAAAACTGTGATTACATTTTCAAGGGAATTCGATGCATGAAAGTAAGCAAACATTGTCATTTACCTTCCCAGACTAATGATTTCTCCCAAGAGAATTGCAGAAGCAAAGAGTGTGATGATAGAAGCCAATGGTGTCGACATAGCCAAGAAAACTGGATCCTTCTTCTCGATTACCCACGCTTGTAAATGGAAAGTAATGCCGGTAACAACAATTCCCTGCAGCCAAATTGATATTACCAATTAAATTCTAGTACTAATCCACATTAGGAGATTAAATTGTGGTTTGAGAGTACTTACGCTGTAAGCTACTGCCACAAGTTTGAGATTCCATCCGAGCTTCCATTGATAGGGGTTTCTCTCAACAGCGATGGCAATGACAAACGTCTGGATTGAACTTAGAAAGCATTGTAGAGTTGTGAAGAGAAGCATTGAAGGGTAGCTTTTCATAACTCCTGCCTATATCACCTCCAAGGGAAAACtcgattaattttttttttttttgaaaggacaaCTCGATGAATTTACACATGATGAAATTCTATATTTTTCCTTGGTCTTTTTTTGTGTTTATCAGTATAGGAAAATACTCGGTCCCAAATAAATTTGTACTAAGTACCAAAttatttccttttgtttttttttttatcttgcaGTCATagtggttcgtccattgatttaatctagtttgataccttaatgatcaccgatttggctgaaaatttgcagatatgatctacacattagaacttaaaaactgaacagttgagatgccaaaatgtaattgaaaagttggtctaataccCTATATCCCTAGAAATGATCAAAAAAATGggtcccttagtggaagggctctctctctctctctctctctctctctctctctctctctctctatatatatatatatatatggcgcCGACAGCGGCGCCCCTCTTAccggacggaggccaggggCATCCCGGACCAGTTTGCAGTCGGGTGGACTCGCCGGCTACCACTTTGTAGTTGACCTTGATCGGGCTTGAAGTTTTGGGTGAGGTCGCTGCCGAGACCTTTGACCTCGATCTCCTTGGCCTTCGTCTTCACTGCAAACTGGTCCGGGAGTCCGGGATATGATGCCCCTGGTCTCTGTCGGCGCCTAATCGAAAAGAAATcccggacgtccgcacttttggagcagtgcggacgtcctcttctgaacggctctctctctctataattatatatatatatatatatatatttaaaggaTGATTTAGATTGAAACTAAATAGTTTTGATCATGACCCTACAAAGTTAGAAGAAACTGATAAAAGAGAATTTAATTTTATGATCCCGTCCATTTTGATTTAGACCCAAGAATTGTCCATCAATAGAGTAGATGAGTTATGAAACAGGTCACCTGCAACACAAGCCACAAGCCCCAAAAGATGTGGCACATCAGCACGAGGAAGCAACCCTTTATCCATGTTTTTCCAGATGGAACATGGCCTTCATGTTCTTGGATGTTATGGTGATGAAAGAGATTATGATGCCCCAGGAGATTCAAACGGGGGCCTTTGTATACGGCCAGGGTCACCACCCCTGCCGTGCAAAATAATATGCCTGCAAGCTTAGCCACACCTGAGGTTGTCCTTAGCTTCAATACTTCCATCCTATAGGAAAAAATTATTTCATATCTATATAGACTCAGAAAAATGAACTGAAGCAAGTTTCGGATTACTTTGTTGTCATTGAGGTTATTCTAATTCCTTTGGGTAAAAGACTCGTATCACATTTTGCTTAAGTACCAGGacttctctttctttattaaTTCATTGGTCGTCTCATACCTCAGTCTGCGTCACAATTTAGTTACCACTTTCGGATACCAGCCATATTATGTTGATAATTTACTCTTTAGTTTGCTGTATTTATTTAGGAaaaattacaaagcatgttTTGGGCATGTATTGCTTACTTGTCCTAATGTTGTCTCCTGAATGCATCCTATATAAGTTTGCTGAGGATAAGATTTCATAGTCTCACTGGCTATCTAGGTGCACTTTTCTTTTTCGTTATTGAAAAACAAGGCGATGGGGCAAAGCAAATCCTAAGTtctacataaaccctaaaattaTTCACCACTCTTGGATTTACATGTCTCTTTTTTATTGAAATTatcttctttaaaaaaaaaaaaaaattaaaaacaacatATGCATTTTAGCATTTATCTCTATGGGCCGGGCTGATACTGTTCAGCAGGTCACGTATATTTGAACCGAGGAGAAGGTTTTTGAATACTATATATAGCTAGGAGCGTGCGTACGTACCTGAGTAGAAGTGCCAACAGAAAAGTAATGACAGGAAGGCTGTTTCTGATTGCAGCAGACAAAGTCGCCGAGGTATAAAGAAGGCCAACGCCACAGAAGTCCAAGCTTACAGTAATCCTGTATACCCAACACAATCATAGTAATTTCTTTAATTCACTAGCTTAAAGAACTGTATATATATTActattgtcaaaaaaaaaaaaaatgtaaacccATACTATTATCTAATACTAGCAACGTGCCCGTGTTTATCGCGGGTGATATTATGAGGTTAATGAAATTGATCGACTAAAAAGaatagtgattttttttttagacataTAGTAATGGTGGTTTAGTTACTTTTTCAATTTACACTTTTGTCTATTTATATTTTCTTAgcttaatttgataattatgtcATTCTTTATTACAGGCACTTTAAAATTTGGTGAAACCCTTTAATACCAAAATAGCGTCCCCATTTATAGTAATAGAGATATAAGTGAATTTTGGAGTacgtatatatacatatgtattatACTCCGTACATAGTGCTGTTAATAATTGCGTTCTTGCGTAGTGTTTTCCCGCATATGTGCGTACTGTGTATTTTTGGCGGCAGCTTGTTAATTTTGCTCAATGTTTATAAATTATAACTGATGATCACCTTGTTCTATCCACCCAAGTGGGTGATCATCCCAGTGACGTGTTTAACAGATCTGGTTCGCTGAGGCGACTAAGTGGTGTTAGGACAGAAGAACTGTTCAGTCAACGAGCTAAAAATGGAGGAGATGGGTAATTTGCGAGGGGTCAAATTGAAAGTTGGATTGAGAGACTTGAAGTACTTGCATTCAGTAGGCTTTCGGAGGAAGAAGCATCGGGTGACCCGGCAGAGTAGTTTTCTGAGCTTGAATCGTCTGATCTTTCTCATACTCAGCAAAGAAaggaaattgaggaattggGAATTTGATCGAGTTTTTGGGTTGATACAATTTTAGTTGAGAAATAATGGGTTCTGCTTAGATTGAAGTAGGGTTCAAGAAAAGGGCGACGGGTCTTCTTCGGACATGGTAAGTCGGGAAAGAATTAAGCAGATTTCAGAGAGAGAAGTGGGTATGTTGGACATGATCAAGATTTGTTGTACTCGACTGGGATTTCATCAAATATCAGAAATACCCAATTGCTTGCTATTTTATTCCatttggttttgattctttgatctgatttggggttttggtgGTGAAATCAGAGCAGGCATGATCAACTAATATAGTAGCAACAAGTGAAAGCGTAGTAAGAGATGGATCGATCGTACGGACATAATTACCCGAAAAATGAAAGCAGAAAAATCTTGCAGAAGGTCATGAAAGACAGCGGTGGCGCCGTTTTCCTATCATATGCAGATAAAGGTCCTCCTCATCAGTAATCCTTCTCTTTGTTAGAGATAATGAAAAGAAATAGAGTTTAAATTACCATTCGAGAAAAAGAGCAAGAGGAACTAAAAAGAGAGTTGCAGCAGCCTGTCTATAAAACACAAACACATAAGTGTTCATGCCACCATTCAATGCAGCCTTGGAGAGCAAGAACATGCCTGCATATATTGTTTGTATCACAATAACGACCAAGTAAGGCTTCCTGCTGCTACTTCTTCCTGCTTCCATTCTTTTAGCTAGTTGGGTGATGCTATACCTAAACTTCCACTTTCTGATAGCAGAATCAAAGCCTTTATATAAGAGGCAGAAAACTTTATTAGTAGGTTAATCTGCCATTTGATCAAGTTTAAAATATCCCATCATTCCTTCTAGGCAATGGCGGACGCACACTAGGACTACAGGGGGCAGTGTGCAATGTTTGATTTTGCCAACTGAAGCCTTCATCTTTATACTATTTCATTGTTAATTTGCCCCCAGACCTACACGCTAATTAAACAACATTTATATTCATTCTGCAGTCTCTTGACTAATTGCCAAATAATAAGAAACTTGTGTACATTCATTGGAAGGTGTTCTGATAACGTATTATAttcattggattttttttttatggtagtTCAATCTTTTTTGGCAGGATTGGCAAAAGCAAAGATATTGCCTTAGTTGGCACCCCCATTCAAGGTTCGAGCCCCAAAGTTGTCAATGTATCCTTGTTTGTAGGTTGTTGAGTGCTGGAGTCTAGCGGGGTCCATGTGAACGCTGGTGAAACGTGCCAACTTCACAAGTGTTTAAATCATCTCGTAGCCTTGATTGCGGATGCCTGCGGGTCCTACCACCTGACCACTTCAGTGTGGTAGTGTGGGTTTTGGGACGTTGCGGGGTCTGTCTACTCCCAATTGTAATCATCGGCTGAGGGCCT harbors:
- the LOC133727967 gene encoding WAT1-related protein At5g64700-like, encoding MEAGRSSSRKPYLVVIVIQTIYAGMFLLSKAALNGGMNTYVFVFYRQAAATLFLVPLALFLEWKTAPPLSFMTFCKIFLLSFFGITVSLDFCGVGLLYTSATLSAAIRNSLPVITFLLALLLRMEVLKLRTTSGVAKLAGILFCTAGVVTLAVYKGPRLNLLGHHNLFHHHNIQEHEGHVPSGKTWIKGCFLVLMCHIFWGLWLVLQAGVMKSYPSMLLFTTLQCFLSSIQTFVIAIAVERNPYQWKLGWNLKLVAVAYSGIVVTGITFHLQAWVIEKKDPVFLAMSTPLASIITLFASAILLGEIISLGSILGGLLLVGGLYSVLWAKSREQSIVDESCLRAEARA